From a single Persephonella sp. genomic region:
- a CDS encoding 2-oxoacid:acceptor oxidoreductase subunit alpha encodes MAFDLTIKYAGEGGEGVISAGDFTMRAASNLGYEVVTFKSFPAEIKGGYALSQVRMSDEKILSQGDGFDILVAFNGEAYEVNKPLLQKGKVLIWDGPEGGDFEPDLEELEKLGVFTYAVPMSKLAKEEVGAYITKNVVAMAAVFELFGFPMEVLKEEIVKKFSKKGEDVVNLNFKAIEVAQNYVKEHLKKIDPYKVPGPLPKKDVIILEGNQAIALGAAVAGVKVYAAYPITPATTVGNYLAPIILKTGGYVYQAEDEISSAAIVLGASFSGVKAMTATSGPGISLMQELIGLGSMAEIPSVFVDVQRGGPSTGMPTKHEQADLFAAALGGHGEGPRVVIAPTNVEENFYLTIEAFNLAERYQLPVLFLTDGSLSLRAEAIPTPNVKEIQSKLIERPVVKKDEVTEEALEKLNRYAVTDTGISPMFVPEVSPKPYTATGLEHGEDSSPRTNPETRVKMMEKRWRKVQNIEEENPQLIEWDLGDLQEGEKADIAVIAWGLTASITKEAVLRLRKKGYKIAALYPKLLFPVPKNAIEKVVSMADKVLVPETSYLGQFARFIRMFTDVPASKIEQLNVYRGEPFIPKEIEEKIIEIVGKKVNA; translated from the coding sequence ATGGCATTTGATTTAACTATTAAGTATGCCGGTGAAGGTGGTGAAGGTGTTATATCTGCCGGTGATTTCACAATGAGAGCTGCTTCAAATTTAGGTTATGAAGTTGTTACTTTCAAATCTTTCCCAGCTGAAATTAAAGGTGGTTATGCACTTTCTCAGGTAAGAATGTCTGATGAAAAGATCCTCTCCCAAGGGGATGGTTTCGATATACTTGTTGCATTTAACGGTGAAGCTTATGAAGTAAATAAACCACTTCTTCAAAAAGGAAAAGTTTTAATCTGGGACGGACCTGAAGGTGGTGATTTTGAACCTGATTTAGAAGAATTAGAAAAACTGGGCGTTTTCACATATGCAGTTCCAATGTCAAAACTTGCAAAAGAAGAAGTAGGAGCTTATATCACAAAGAACGTTGTTGCAATGGCTGCTGTTTTTGAGCTTTTCGGCTTCCCTATGGAAGTTCTCAAAGAAGAGATTGTTAAAAAATTCTCTAAAAAAGGTGAAGATGTAGTTAACCTTAACTTCAAAGCTATTGAAGTTGCACAAAATTATGTAAAAGAACACCTCAAAAAAATAGACCCATACAAAGTTCCGGGACCACTGCCAAAGAAAGATGTTATTATTCTTGAAGGTAATCAAGCTATAGCTCTCGGAGCAGCCGTTGCCGGAGTTAAAGTTTACGCTGCATATCCAATTACACCTGCTACAACAGTAGGAAACTATCTTGCTCCAATAATTCTAAAAACAGGTGGATATGTTTATCAGGCTGAAGATGAAATTTCTTCTGCTGCAATTGTTCTTGGTGCTTCATTCTCTGGAGTTAAAGCTATGACAGCAACATCTGGACCAGGTATATCCCTTATGCAAGAGCTTATAGGTCTTGGTTCTATGGCAGAAATACCATCTGTCTTTGTGGACGTTCAAAGAGGTGGCCCATCAACAGGTATGCCAACAAAACACGAACAGGCAGACCTCTTTGCTGCTGCTTTAGGTGGACACGGTGAAGGACCAAGGGTCGTTATAGCTCCAACAAACGTAGAAGAAAACTTTTATCTCACAATAGAAGCATTTAACCTTGCAGAAAGATACCAACTTCCTGTTTTATTCCTAACAGACGGTTCACTTTCACTTAGAGCTGAAGCTATACCAACTCCTAATGTGAAAGAAATCCAATCCAAGCTTATAGAAAGACCGGTAGTTAAGAAAGATGAAGTTACAGAAGAAGCGTTAGAAAAACTCAACAGATATGCTGTAACAGACACAGGAATTTCACCAATGTTCGTTCCGGAAGTATCACCTAAGCCATATACAGCTACAGGGCTTGAACACGGTGAAGATTCTTCTCCAAGAACAAACCCTGAAACAAGGGTTAAAATGATGGAAAAAAGATGGAGAAAAGTCCAGAATATAGAAGAAGAAAATCCACAGCTAATAGAATGGGATTTAGGAGACCTTCAGGAAGGAGAAAAAGCAGATATTGCAGTAATAGCATGGGGATTAACAGCGTCCATTACAAAAGAAGCTGTTTTAAGACTTAGAAAGAAAGGATATAAAATAGCAGCTTTATATCCAAAACTTTTATTCCCTGTTCCTAAAAATGCTATAGAAAAAGTAGTTTCAATGGCAGATAAAGTTCTTGTCCCAGAAACAAGCTATCTTGGTCAATTTGCAAGATTTATAAGAATGTTTACCGATGTTCCTGCATCTAAAATTGAACAATTAAATGTTTATAGAGGTGAACCATTTATTCCTAAAGAAATAGAGGAAAAAATCATAGAAATTGTTGGAAAAAAAGTTAATGCTTAA